In Scylla paramamosain isolate STU-SP2022 chromosome 29, ASM3559412v1, whole genome shotgun sequence, a genomic segment contains:
- the LOC135115506 gene encoding hyaluronidase-like isoform X2 produces MRAYARLFLCWLCACLCAWRGVACVSQPFRVYWNVPSYFCGKFDVHINVSQFGIVQNAGDVFRGEKVTILYNPGTFPYLDEEGRAVWGGIPQNGSLPTHVQHFINTLNSVVPLDFKGAAVLDFEKYYPSYTASAYQYREASRAWVKERHPDWSPEKVETHALESFNASARDFFQSLLWVARELRPGGLWGYYHYPYCNDYQPLATTCMPLIKKMNKELSWMFRSSAALYPSMYVRYWSGFSPRARHQHARLNLLEGLEARRRDNPTAPVLPYFWYRYHDTPRLLSPRGHREHPGTDTSVGRPGGSGVGRHC; encoded by the exons ATGAGGGCATACGCGCGGCTGTTTCTCTGCTGGCTGTGCGCGTGTCTGTGTGCATGGAGGGGCGTTGCGTGTGTGTCTCAACCCTTTCGTGTGTACTGGAACGTGCCGTCGTATTTCTGTGGCAAGTTTGATGTGCATATCAATGTATCTCAGTTTGGGATCGTGCAGAACGCCGGGGACGTCTTCCGTGGAGAAAAG gtaACCATCCTGTACAACCCCGGAACCTTCCCCTACCTGGATGAGGAGGGACGAGCGGTGTGGGGTGGCATTCCTCAGAACGGCAGCCTCCCCACCCACGTACAGCATTTCATTAACACCCTAAACTCCGTCGTCCCTCTAGACTTCAAGG gcGCCGCAGTTCTGGACTTCGAAAAGTATTACCCAAGCTACACTGCAAGCGCATACCAGTACCGCGAGGCCTCAAGAGCATGGGTGAAAGAGAGACACCCAGACTGGAGCCCCGAGAAGGTGGAGACACACGCCCTGGAGTCCTTCAACGCCTCCGCCAGGGACTTCTTTCAG TCTCTCCTGTGGGTGGCCCGTGAGCTGCGCCCCGGCGGTCTCTGGggctactaccactacccttACTGCAACGACTACCAACCCCTCGCCACCACGTGTATGccgctg ATAAAGAAGATGAACAAGGAGCTCTCGTGGATGTTCAGAAGCAGTGCAGCGCTGTATCCCAGCATGTATGTGAGGTATTGGTCCGGTTTCTCCCCAAGGGCTCGCCACCAGCACGCCCGTCTCAACCTGTTGGAGGGGCTGGAGGCTCGGCGGCGTGACAACCCTACGGCGCCCGTGCTGCCCTACTTTTGGtacag GTACCACGACACTCCCAGGCTCCTTTCCCCCCGTGGACATCGTGAACACCCTGGGACTGACACGAGTGTTGGGCGGCCAGGGGGCAGTGGTGTGGGGAGGCATTGCTGA
- the LOC135115503 gene encoding uncharacterized protein LOC135115503, which translates to MWARVCLLLLAWATLGSCVPAREEEEEDALRRIARQAPVFGISHLDIRNAILMMEKSIKGVASKLSRHEAREMQNAVSTTQKLNGIATGLSDAGTGMQVVARQLAVMEERLLSLEALVQTTDERQRMKLDQLTLGLDRLLARDLSFQDLPPLPDAAQGEPEEESAVMKAVKKMSRKLAGVETMIQRDMRAVSDEVTSVGESLGQHMGQLNDRHDRLEAQLGESRALSQVSFHMLNESLAASSAAIQQQIQSQEGGGCSGASAAGVSEEVNTCLETLSLHAIQQEENLENLRQETHRSLEEHLVTLQKILLETHAGQTLLNTSIADLTQSLSQVNTSTQGGLTKLASNIQAVQTDSVGAISVLEEKLHEDNTYIKEMLEARAEQMEKLHNTVLKNVGQVMIQTADSVLDTKRSIEFGVQQIILELSEIVRSSGSTINTTLHDQINKISVAILKNQTSALTNMTARMEQEISQVWRQIGIMYQQMIQSVDLLDELKDTTNEHMNASLSRVGNMDGTVGKINSKVIDVENNLNYLLGRLSLVVSEFNLLKNGVGEELMRLRDNLASQNNSPVEFAEGEEPPADSRYDVNRKRDAPLPHNRAGAF; encoded by the exons ATGTGGGCGCGCGTCTGCCTCCTGCTGCTGGCGTGGGCGACCCTGGGATCCTGCGTGCCcgctagggaggaggaggaggaggatgccctACGGAGGATAGCCAGACAAGCCCCTGTGTTTGGCATCTC gCATCTGGACATCCGCAACGCCATTTTGATGATGGAGAAGAGCATCAAGGGCGTGGCGAGCAAGTTATCCAGACACGAGGCGAGGGAGATGCAGAATGCTGTGTCCACCACCCAGAAACTGAATGGGATAGCCACGGGACTGAGTGACGCGGGGACCGGCATGCAAGTGGTGGCGCGGCAGCTGGCGGTGATGGAGGAGCGCTTGCTGTCACTGGAAGCCCTGGTGCAGACG ACCGATGAGAGGCAGAGAATGAAGTTGGACCAGCTCACCCTAGGCTTGGACCGTCTGTTAGCACGGGACCTGAGCTTCCAGGACCTGCCGCCCTTGCCTGACGCCGCGCAAGGAGAACCAGAGGAAGAGTCCGCTGTCATGAAAGCTGTCAAGAAAATGAGTCGCAAGCTGGCGGGAGTAGAGACGATGATACAAAGGGACATGCGGGCTGTTTCAGATGAG GTGACGAGCGTCGGTGAGTCGCTTGGGCAGCACATGGGTCAACTGAACGACCGCCATGACCGCCTCGAGGCACAGCTGGGAGAGTCACGCGCGCTCTCTCAGGTGTCCTTCCATATGTTGAACGAATCCCTCGCTGCCTCCTCCGCCGCTATCcagcaacag ATACAGAGTCAGGAAGGTGGTGGGTGCAGCGGCGCCAGTGCTGCTGGAGTAAGTGAAGAGGTGAACACTTGTCTGGAAACACTCAGTCTTCACGCCATCCAGCAGGAGGAGAATCTTGAAAACCttagacaggaaacacacagg AGTCTGGAGGAGCACTTGGTCACTCTGCAGAAGATACTACTCGAGACTCACGCCGGCCAGACCCTGCTGAATACCTCCATAGCAGACCTGACCCAGAGCCTCTCCCAGGTCAACACGAGTACGCAAGGCGGCCTTACCAAATTGGCCTCGAACATACAGGCGGTCCAGACAGACTCAGTGGGCGCTATATCAGTCTTAGAGGAGAAGCTACATGAGGACAATACTTATATCAAGGAGATGCTGGAAGCTCGCGCCGAGCAGATGGAGAAGCTTCACAACACCGTGCTGAAGAATGTTGGGCAGGTGATGATCCAGACGGCAGACTCTGTGCTGGACACCAAGAGAAGCATTGAGTTTGGCGTCCAGCAGATTATACTGGAGCTGAGTGAGATCGTGAGGAGCAGCGGcagcaccatcaacaccacactCCACGACCAAATCAATAAAATCTCGGTCGCTATCCTCAAGAACCAGACGTCGGCTCTCACCAACATGACGGCGAGGATGGAGCAGGAGATCTCGCAGGTGTGGCGTCAGATCGGCATCATGTACCAGCAGATGATTCAGTCCGTTGACCTCCTGGACGAACTCAAGGACACCACCAACGAGCACATGAACGCGTCCCTCAGCCGTGTAGGAAACATGGACGGCACTGTGGGAAAGATCAACTCCAAGGTCATTGATGTGGAGAATAACCTTAATTATCTCCTGGGTCGTCTTTCCCTCGTCGTTTCTGAGTTTAATCTCTTGAAGAACGGCGTGGGTGAGGAATTGATGCGACTTCGAGATAACCTGGCGAGTCAAAACAACAGTCCTGTAGAGTTCGCGGAGGGAGAAGAGCCACCAGCCGACAGCCGCTACGATGTGAACCGCAAACGAGATGCTCCTCTTCCCCACAACAGAGCAGGAGCCTTCTAG
- the LOC135115504 gene encoding uncharacterized protein LOC135115504 isoform X2, with the protein MYHDDAAQADGGVNGHGSGSIMAHPSTPAPGDIANGKTCTCFMYGMCPLAISSESWERVVGEAGGKGDAEKKMEDGQPLDYMYHYHMSGYLPFPHVYTASAPHHMSLPAAAAAPATSPLILLTPATSSPSSTKSIPNSLTSQKNDGEEVHEDHGTRSHEEMNGHSSPAAALQPPLAAVPQPVPANGTYSYSFLDDSKAGVFGADGCLYSFPTAHNGMAADHSSPIKAPVYYPYMHQDPATFIPTPSYIPDTSMASPVPSSSISSSTPSSAFPISSHIQSSALNGRSVFKSDGILYYNHYQHPNLPIDMFGKPQLLVSTKTEGKMCLEDLWTKHMGILFKHLPDQWVLSPLHPRRKMSTKWFSFRDVAKVRFYCKTCNDGWTSMYGVVVFHYRWNKKMLQGQILYKVVGQKCGGACSSEVFELPLWYPEEAQKVITNLYYKIASQFYDLVTPQYIRTRRYGRPAAHHNRNLCEGCISGLCKVDPVASNTNQ; encoded by the exons ATGTACCACGATGATGCAGCACAAGCAGATGGTGGTGTTAATGGCCACGGGAGTGGCAGCATCATGGCCCACCCCTCTACACCTGCCCCTGGAGACATTGCCAATGGCAAAACTTGCACCTGCTTCATGTATGGAATGTGTCCACTGGCAATTTCATCGGAGTCGTGGGAGAGGGTGGTtggggaggctggagggaagggggatgcagaaaagaagatggaggatgGACAGCCACTTGATTACATGTACCACTATCACATGTCTGgttaccttccttttcctcatgtgTACACAGcttctgcaccacaccacatgtcccttcctgctgctgctgctgctcctgccacTAGTCCACTCATCCTGCTCACTCCTgccacctcctccccatcttccaCTAAATCAATCCCAAATTCACTCACTTCTCAAAAGAATGATGGGGAAGAAGTGCATGAAGACCATGGCACAAGAAGTCATGAGGAAATGAATGGTCACTCTtcacctgctgctgctcttcagCCACCACTTGCTGCAGTGCCCCAGCCTGTGCCTGCCAATGGTACATACTCATATTCTTTCCTGGATGACAGCAAGGCAGGGGTGTTTGGAGCTGATGGCTGCTTGTACTCATTCCCCACTGCACATAATGGTATGGCTGCAGATCACTCCTCACCCATTAAAGCTCCTGTCTACTACCCCTACATGCATCAAGACCCTGCCACCTTCATCCCCACACCCTCCTACATCCCTGACACCTCCATGGCCTCACCTGTGCCCTCTTCATCCATTTCCTCATCCACCCCATCGTCTGCATTCCCCATATCTTCCCACATCCAAAGCTCGGCCTTGAATGGGAGGAGTGTATTCAAGTCAGATGGCATTCTGTATTACAACCATTACCAGCACCCTAACCTCCCCATAGATATGTTTGGAAAGCCACAGCTTCTTGTCTCCACCAAGACTGAAGGGAAGAT GTGCCTGGAGGACTTGTGGACAAAGCACATGGGCATCCTGTTCAAACACTTGCCAGACCAGTGGGTGTTGTCGCCACTGCACCCCAGACGCAAGATGAGCACCAAGTGGTTCTCCTTCCGTGATGTGGCCAAGGTGCGCTTCTACTGCAAG ACCTGCAATGATGGGTGGACCAGCATGTACGGTGTGGTTGTCTTCCATTATCGCTGGAACAAGAAGATGCTGCAGGGCCAGATCCTGTACAAGGTTGTGGGGCAAAAGTGTGGTGGTGCCTGCTCATCGGAGGTGTTTGAGCTGCCGCTGTGGTACCCTGAGGAGGCACAGAAG GTCATCACCAACCTGTACTACAAGATTGCGTCCCAATTCTACGACCTGGTCACACCACAGTACATCCGGACCAGGCGGTACGGCCGGCCAGCAGCACACCACAACCGTAACCTGTGTGAGGGCTGCATCAGTGGGCTGTGCAAGGTAGATCCAGTGGCCTCAAATACCAATCAGTGA
- the LOC135115504 gene encoding uncharacterized protein LOC135115504 isoform X1 has product MASCCSELSSKNFNHCGPTMLPDTVQPPSGTVGPGHLSADKMYHDDAAQADGGVNGHGSGSIMAHPSTPAPGDIANGKTCTCFMYGMCPLAISSESWERVVGEAGGKGDAEKKMEDGQPLDYMYHYHMSGYLPFPHVYTASAPHHMSLPAAAAAPATSPLILLTPATSSPSSTKSIPNSLTSQKNDGEEVHEDHGTRSHEEMNGHSSPAAALQPPLAAVPQPVPANGTYSYSFLDDSKAGVFGADGCLYSFPTAHNGMAADHSSPIKAPVYYPYMHQDPATFIPTPSYIPDTSMASPVPSSSISSSTPSSAFPISSHIQSSALNGRSVFKSDGILYYNHYQHPNLPIDMFGKPQLLVSTKTEGKMCLEDLWTKHMGILFKHLPDQWVLSPLHPRRKMSTKWFSFRDVAKVRFYCKTCNDGWTSMYGVVVFHYRWNKKMLQGQILYKVVGQKCGGACSSEVFELPLWYPEEAQKVITNLYYKIASQFYDLVTPQYIRTRRYGRPAAHHNRNLCEGCISGLCKVDPVASNTNQ; this is encoded by the exons ATGGCGTCATGTTGCAGCGAGCTGAGCTCCAAGAATTTCAACCACTGTGGCCCCACCATGCTACCTGACACCGTTCAACCGCCCTCAGGAACAG TGGGGCCTGGTCACCTGTCAGCAGACAAGATGTACCACGATGATGCAGCACAAGCAGATGGTGGTGTTAATGGCCACGGGAGTGGCAGCATCATGGCCCACCCCTCTACACCTGCCCCTGGAGACATTGCCAATGGCAAAACTTGCACCTGCTTCATGTATGGAATGTGTCCACTGGCAATTTCATCGGAGTCGTGGGAGAGGGTGGTtggggaggctggagggaagggggatgcagaaaagaagatggaggatgGACAGCCACTTGATTACATGTACCACTATCACATGTCTGgttaccttccttttcctcatgtgTACACAGcttctgcaccacaccacatgtcccttcctgctgctgctgctgctcctgccacTAGTCCACTCATCCTGCTCACTCCTgccacctcctccccatcttccaCTAAATCAATCCCAAATTCACTCACTTCTCAAAAGAATGATGGGGAAGAAGTGCATGAAGACCATGGCACAAGAAGTCATGAGGAAATGAATGGTCACTCTtcacctgctgctgctcttcagCCACCACTTGCTGCAGTGCCCCAGCCTGTGCCTGCCAATGGTACATACTCATATTCTTTCCTGGATGACAGCAAGGCAGGGGTGTTTGGAGCTGATGGCTGCTTGTACTCATTCCCCACTGCACATAATGGTATGGCTGCAGATCACTCCTCACCCATTAAAGCTCCTGTCTACTACCCCTACATGCATCAAGACCCTGCCACCTTCATCCCCACACCCTCCTACATCCCTGACACCTCCATGGCCTCACCTGTGCCCTCTTCATCCATTTCCTCATCCACCCCATCGTCTGCATTCCCCATATCTTCCCACATCCAAAGCTCGGCCTTGAATGGGAGGAGTGTATTCAAGTCAGATGGCATTCTGTATTACAACCATTACCAGCACCCTAACCTCCCCATAGATATGTTTGGAAAGCCACAGCTTCTTGTCTCCACCAAGACTGAAGGGAAGAT GTGCCTGGAGGACTTGTGGACAAAGCACATGGGCATCCTGTTCAAACACTTGCCAGACCAGTGGGTGTTGTCGCCACTGCACCCCAGACGCAAGATGAGCACCAAGTGGTTCTCCTTCCGTGATGTGGCCAAGGTGCGCTTCTACTGCAAG ACCTGCAATGATGGGTGGACCAGCATGTACGGTGTGGTTGTCTTCCATTATCGCTGGAACAAGAAGATGCTGCAGGGCCAGATCCTGTACAAGGTTGTGGGGCAAAAGTGTGGTGGTGCCTGCTCATCGGAGGTGTTTGAGCTGCCGCTGTGGTACCCTGAGGAGGCACAGAAG GTCATCACCAACCTGTACTACAAGATTGCGTCCCAATTCTACGACCTGGTCACACCACAGTACATCCGGACCAGGCGGTACGGCCGGCCAGCAGCACACCACAACCGTAACCTGTGTGAGGGCTGCATCAGTGGGCTGTGCAAGGTAGATCCAGTGGCCTCAAATACCAATCAGTGA
- the LOC135115506 gene encoding hyaluronidase-like isoform X1, whose product MEHKSLHVCFPSAHSVLRSRHVMRAYARLFLCWLCACLCAWRGVACVSQPFRVYWNVPSYFCGKFDVHINVSQFGIVQNAGDVFRGEKVTILYNPGTFPYLDEEGRAVWGGIPQNGSLPTHVQHFINTLNSVVPLDFKGAAVLDFEKYYPSYTASAYQYREASRAWVKERHPDWSPEKVETHALESFNASARDFFQSLLWVARELRPGGLWGYYHYPYCNDYQPLATTCMPLIKKMNKELSWMFRSSAALYPSMYVRYWSGFSPRARHQHARLNLLEGLEARRRDNPTAPVLPYFWYRYHDTPRLLSPRGHREHPGTDTSVGRPGGSGVGRHC is encoded by the exons ATGGAG CACAAGTCCCTCCACGTCTGCTTTCCGTCAGCACATTCAGTTCTCAGGAGCAGACACGTGATGAGGGCATACGCGCGGCTGTTTCTCTGCTGGCTGTGCGCGTGTCTGTGTGCATGGAGGGGCGTTGCGTGTGTGTCTCAACCCTTTCGTGTGTACTGGAACGTGCCGTCGTATTTCTGTGGCAAGTTTGATGTGCATATCAATGTATCTCAGTTTGGGATCGTGCAGAACGCCGGGGACGTCTTCCGTGGAGAAAAG gtaACCATCCTGTACAACCCCGGAACCTTCCCCTACCTGGATGAGGAGGGACGAGCGGTGTGGGGTGGCATTCCTCAGAACGGCAGCCTCCCCACCCACGTACAGCATTTCATTAACACCCTAAACTCCGTCGTCCCTCTAGACTTCAAGG gcGCCGCAGTTCTGGACTTCGAAAAGTATTACCCAAGCTACACTGCAAGCGCATACCAGTACCGCGAGGCCTCAAGAGCATGGGTGAAAGAGAGACACCCAGACTGGAGCCCCGAGAAGGTGGAGACACACGCCCTGGAGTCCTTCAACGCCTCCGCCAGGGACTTCTTTCAG TCTCTCCTGTGGGTGGCCCGTGAGCTGCGCCCCGGCGGTCTCTGGggctactaccactacccttACTGCAACGACTACCAACCCCTCGCCACCACGTGTATGccgctg ATAAAGAAGATGAACAAGGAGCTCTCGTGGATGTTCAGAAGCAGTGCAGCGCTGTATCCCAGCATGTATGTGAGGTATTGGTCCGGTTTCTCCCCAAGGGCTCGCCACCAGCACGCCCGTCTCAACCTGTTGGAGGGGCTGGAGGCTCGGCGGCGTGACAACCCTACGGCGCCCGTGCTGCCCTACTTTTGGtacag GTACCACGACACTCCCAGGCTCCTTTCCCCCCGTGGACATCGTGAACACCCTGGGACTGACACGAGTGTTGGGCGGCCAGGGGGCAGTGGTGTGGGGAGGCATTGCTGA